From Amycolatopsis sp. YIM 10, the proteins below share one genomic window:
- a CDS encoding UdgX family uracil-DNA binding protein (This protein belongs to the uracil DNA glycosylase superfamily, members of which act in excision repair of DNA. However, it belongs more specifically to UdgX branch, whose founding member was found to bind uracil in DNA (where it does not belong), without cleaving it, appears to promote DNA repair by a pathway involving RecA, rather than base excision.): protein MATTAKTAAEFVPATKDLARLREAAAGCRGCDLYQDATQTVFGEGTRQARTMMIGEQPGDQEDRRGEPFVGPAGRLLDRAMAESGIDRDGVYVTNAVKHFKFRRDERGSRRIHKKPGRTEIVACRPWLDAELDAVNPDLVILLGATAAQAVFGPDFRITERRGEVLELPGGHDARAVATVHPSSILRSRERDEAYAAFVADLKAAVAVL, encoded by the coding sequence GTGGCGACCACGGCGAAAACCGCGGCCGAGTTCGTGCCCGCGACCAAGGACCTGGCCCGCCTCCGCGAGGCGGCGGCCGGGTGCCGCGGGTGTGACCTCTACCAGGACGCGACGCAGACGGTTTTCGGTGAGGGCACCAGGCAGGCGCGGACCATGATGATCGGCGAGCAGCCCGGTGACCAGGAGGACCGTCGCGGTGAACCGTTCGTGGGGCCCGCCGGGCGCCTGCTGGACCGCGCCATGGCGGAGAGCGGGATCGATCGCGACGGCGTGTACGTCACCAACGCCGTCAAGCACTTCAAGTTCCGCCGCGACGAGCGCGGCTCCCGCCGCATCCACAAGAAGCCCGGGCGCACCGAGATCGTCGCGTGCCGCCCGTGGCTCGATGCGGAACTCGATGCGGTGAACCCCGATCTGGTGATCCTGCTCGGGGCGACGGCGGCGCAGGCGGTGTTCGGGCCGGACTTCCGCATCACCGAACGCCGTGGCGAGGTACTCGAACTGCCCGGTGGCCACGACGCACGAGCCGTGGCCACCGTGCACCCCTCGTCGATCCTGCGGTCCCGCGAACGCGACGAGGCCTACGCGGCGTTCGTCGCCGACCTCAAGGCCGCTGTCGCGGTGCTGTGA
- a CDS encoding cytochrome P450: protein MPRPSSENHGLTTLPATDAFRVLSGVALPTIANGVIKRLPPVMRLAEKVRVDETADRVLRRLRDRHGDGPLLIKAGGRTFALPLSSADAGRVLDGSPSPFSPANLEKSAALSHFQPHGVLISQEPERGQRRQFNENVLETGEPLHHLAPALAEKVREEASRMLALAEVGGRLDWHTFNVAWWRIVRRVTLGDAARDDHRTTDLLAGLRMRANLAYGMKKNRAAREELGQRLRAHVARAEKDCLAGVVAQAPAQPETDPLGQIPHWLFAFDAAGITSYRTLALLATHPAERAKALEDKGPLLPYLRACELESVRLWPTTPMILRDSTEDTDWPGGTLPAGSTVLIFAPFFHRDEEELPFAHRFTPEIWLDGRAQEHPALVPFSAGPAECPGRNLVLLVTSTLLSALLERAEFTALTTLEPGRLPSTLDNFGLRFDITAPRQRP, encoded by the coding sequence ATGCCACGCCCCAGCTCGGAAAACCACGGTCTGACCACCCTGCCGGCGACCGACGCGTTCCGCGTGCTCAGCGGGGTCGCGCTGCCGACCATCGCCAACGGCGTGATCAAGCGGCTGCCACCGGTGATGAGGCTCGCGGAGAAGGTCCGCGTGGACGAGACCGCCGACCGGGTGCTGCGCCGCCTGCGCGACCGCCACGGTGACGGGCCCTTGCTGATCAAGGCGGGCGGGCGCACCTTCGCCCTGCCGCTCTCCTCGGCGGACGCGGGCCGCGTGCTCGACGGGTCACCGTCCCCGTTCAGCCCGGCCAACCTGGAGAAGAGCGCGGCGCTGTCGCACTTCCAGCCCCACGGTGTGCTGATCTCGCAGGAACCCGAGCGCGGCCAACGACGCCAGTTCAACGAGAACGTGCTGGAAACCGGTGAGCCGCTGCACCACCTGGCGCCCGCCTTGGCCGAGAAGGTGCGGGAAGAAGCGAGCCGGATGCTGGCGCTGGCGGAGGTCGGAGGCAGGCTCGACTGGCACACCTTCAACGTGGCGTGGTGGCGGATCGTGCGCCGGGTGACGCTCGGCGACGCGGCCCGCGACGACCACCGCACCACGGATCTGCTCGCGGGCCTGCGAATGCGCGCGAACCTCGCCTACGGCATGAAGAAGAACCGGGCCGCACGGGAAGAACTCGGGCAGCGGCTGCGCGCGCACGTCGCCCGCGCGGAGAAGGACTGCCTGGCCGGCGTGGTCGCGCAGGCACCGGCACAGCCGGAAACCGATCCGCTGGGTCAGATCCCGCACTGGCTGTTCGCCTTCGACGCCGCCGGGATCACCTCCTACCGCACGCTGGCGCTGCTCGCCACGCATCCGGCCGAGCGCGCGAAAGCATTGGAGGACAAGGGTCCGCTGCTGCCGTACCTGCGTGCGTGCGAACTGGAATCGGTGCGCTTGTGGCCGACCACGCCGATGATCCTCCGTGACTCCACAGAGGACACCGACTGGCCGGGTGGCACGCTGCCGGCCGGGAGCACCGTGCTGATCTTCGCCCCGTTCTTCCACCGCGACGAGGAGGAACTGCCGTTCGCGCACCGGTTCACCCCGGAGATCTGGCTGGACGGCCGGGCTCAGGAACACCCCGCGCTGGTGCCGTTCAGCGCCGGGCCCGCCGAATGCCCCGGCCGCAACCTGGTGCTGCTGGTCACCAGCACCCTGCTCTCGGCGTTGCTGGAGCGGGCCGAGTTCACCGCGCTCACCACGCTGGAGCCGGGCCGACTACCGTCTACTTTAGACAACTTCGGGCTGCGGTTCGACATCACAGCACCGCGACAGCGGCCTTGA
- a CDS encoding SWIM zinc finger family protein: MSHARWSTERVIGLAPDAASARAGRAQAAPVRWSGAGASEAAVWGYCQGSGKKPYQTCVELAGPAFRCSCPSRKFPCKHALGLLLRWAGGELPEEPEPEFVTAWLAERADRAERTEQRRESTGPRDPEAAAKRAERRADRVSAGATELREWLLDQIRAGLAGLERGGAEELRRVAARMVDAQAPGLAGGLRRAAGLVGRGRDWPSRVLAELSLLYLLAEAGARLDELPHALAETVRTRLGFNTETARVLSSGERVSDTWLVGGVIDEEREQLVTRRSWLFGQRSGRVALVLAFAPPGQPLSSVLPAGHVLPAELAFHPGALPLRALVADHGPPVPATRPDGDTIEAALAAHARAMAADPWLDRWPVLLSGLRPARHGGELVLSDVDGQVLPLVPGFDPWRLLAVSAGAMVTLAGEWGAAGLRPLLCWDGDRAVRL, translated from the coding sequence GTGTCTCATGCGCGGTGGAGCACCGAGCGGGTGATCGGCCTCGCGCCGGACGCGGCTTCGGCGCGGGCCGGGCGGGCGCAGGCGGCGCCGGTGCGGTGGTCCGGCGCGGGCGCTTCGGAGGCGGCGGTCTGGGGGTACTGCCAGGGCAGTGGCAAGAAGCCGTACCAGACCTGCGTGGAACTGGCCGGTCCGGCGTTCCGCTGTTCGTGCCCCAGTCGCAAGTTCCCGTGCAAGCACGCACTGGGCCTGCTGCTGCGCTGGGCCGGCGGGGAGCTGCCGGAGGAGCCGGAGCCGGAGTTCGTCACGGCCTGGCTGGCCGAGCGGGCCGACCGCGCCGAGCGCACCGAACAGCGGCGGGAATCCACCGGTCCGCGTGATCCCGAGGCCGCGGCCAAACGCGCCGAGCGCCGGGCCGACCGGGTCAGCGCGGGTGCCACGGAACTGCGGGAATGGCTGCTCGACCAGATCCGCGCGGGTCTGGCCGGGCTGGAGCGCGGTGGCGCCGAGGAATTGCGGCGGGTGGCCGCGCGCATGGTCGACGCGCAGGCCCCCGGCCTGGCCGGTGGACTGCGCCGGGCGGCCGGGCTGGTCGGGCGCGGGCGGGACTGGCCGAGCCGCGTGCTGGCCGAACTGTCCCTGCTCTACCTGCTGGCCGAGGCCGGGGCGCGGCTCGACGAGCTGCCGCACGCGCTGGCCGAGACGGTCCGCACCCGGCTCGGGTTCAACACCGAGACCGCGCGCGTGCTGTCCTCCGGTGAGCGGGTCTCCGACACCTGGCTGGTCGGCGGGGTGATCGACGAGGAGCGCGAGCAGCTGGTCACCCGCCGGTCCTGGTTGTTCGGGCAGCGCAGCGGCCGGGTGGCGCTGGTGCTGGCGTTCGCGCCGCCGGGCCAGCCGCTCAGCTCGGTGCTGCCCGCCGGGCACGTGCTCCCGGCGGAACTGGCCTTCCACCCCGGCGCGCTGCCGTTGCGCGCGCTGGTGGCCGACCACGGTCCACCGGTGCCCGCCACCCGGCCCGACGGTGACACGATCGAAGCCGCGCTCGCCGCGCACGCGCGGGCGATGGCCGCCGACCCGTGGCTGGACCGCTGGCCGGTGCTGCTGTCCGGACTGCGCCCGGCGCGGCACGGCGGCGAACTGGTCTTGTCCGATGTGGACGGTCAGGTGCTGCCGCTGGTACCGGGGTTCGACCCGTGGCGGCTGCTCGCGGTGTCCGCGGGCGCGATGGTCACGCTGGCGGGGGAATGGGGTGCGGCCGGGCTGCGGCCGCTGCTGTGCTGGGACGGGGATCGGGCGGTGCGGTTGTGA
- a CDS encoding DUF5691 domain-containing protein → MTAWADLVGVALLGTRRRAPDLGALPPAVRELAGERTDPADALLTAGALLTAYRRAGRLPENSAEPLPVAETDHRPYLPDAARERLARLLTASRPELLAEWLGVVAERGLRVPPERLPALAESARAKPALRGPVALVAGPAGRWLAGLNPEWRFLTAAAPEPGAGADDWRFGSPAQRRSWLAVALVADPDGARAAFTGSWESEPAEVRATVLELLGEHLRAEDEPFLEAALGDRAASVRQLASALLARVPGSALGRRMAERLRPLIHVRDDVFEVEVPDGDTRWLRQVVAATPPEFWAEFGTPAELVRMTVHGAPASVLREGWTVVAVRHRDARWAKALFDADPGRADAGTLIQVLSPPERAKVLARLIRQARPEAVARLVVDLPAPWPPEVGTVLLDWLAGREDTRAVAHAAVTIARTVPPECLGHPLATTAPEPGSAPWRRALAETLNFRREMYEELA, encoded by the coding sequence GTGACGGCGTGGGCGGATCTGGTCGGCGTCGCGCTGCTGGGCACCCGGCGGCGCGCGCCGGATCTGGGCGCGCTGCCACCCGCGGTGCGTGAGCTGGCCGGTGAGCGCACCGATCCGGCCGACGCGCTGCTCACCGCGGGCGCCCTGCTCACCGCGTACCGGCGGGCGGGCCGGTTGCCGGAGAACTCGGCGGAACCGTTGCCGGTGGCCGAAACCGACCACCGGCCGTACCTGCCCGACGCGGCCAGGGAACGGCTGGCCCGCCTGCTCACCGCGAGCCGTCCCGAACTGCTCGCGGAATGGCTCGGCGTGGTGGCCGAGCGGGGATTGCGCGTGCCGCCGGAACGACTGCCCGCGCTCGCCGAGTCCGCCCGCGCGAAACCGGCGCTGCGCGGGCCGGTGGCGCTGGTCGCCGGTCCGGCCGGGCGGTGGCTGGCCGGGCTGAACCCGGAGTGGCGCTTCCTCACCGCCGCCGCTCCAGAGCCGGGTGCCGGGGCGGACGACTGGCGCTTCGGTTCCCCGGCGCAGCGGCGGTCCTGGCTGGCGGTCGCGCTGGTGGCCGATCCAGACGGCGCCCGCGCGGCGTTCACCGGCAGCTGGGAAAGCGAGCCCGCCGAGGTCAGGGCCACCGTGCTCGAACTGCTCGGCGAGCACCTGCGCGCCGAGGACGAGCCGTTCCTCGAAGCCGCGCTCGGCGACCGGGCGGCCTCGGTCCGGCAGCTGGCGTCGGCGCTGCTGGCCAGGGTGCCCGGCTCCGCGCTCGGCCGCCGGATGGCCGAGCGCCTGCGGCCGCTGATCCACGTGCGCGATGACGTGTTCGAGGTCGAGGTACCCGACGGCGACACCCGCTGGCTGCGTCAGGTGGTCGCGGCCACCCCGCCCGAGTTCTGGGCCGAGTTCGGCACGCCCGCCGAACTCGTGCGGATGACCGTCCACGGCGCGCCAGCGTCGGTGCTGCGCGAGGGCTGGACCGTGGTCGCCGTGCGGCACCGGGACGCGCGCTGGGCGAAGGCGCTGTTCGACGCCGACCCCGGCCGTGCCGACGCGGGCACGCTGATCCAGGTGCTTTCCCCACCCGAACGGGCGAAGGTGCTGGCGCGGCTGATCCGGCAGGCCCGCCCGGAGGCGGTGGCCCGGCTGGTGGTCGACCTGCCCGCGCCGTGGCCCCCAGAAGTGGGCACGGTACTGCTCGACTGGCTTGCCGGCCGCGAGGACACCAGGGCCGTCGCCCACGCCGCGGTCACCATCGCGCGAACGGTGCCACCGGAGTGCCTCGGGCACCCGCTGGCCACCACCGCGCCCGAACCCGGCTCGGCGCCCTGGCGGCGGGCGCTGGCCGAAACCCTGAACTTCCGTCGTGAGATGTACGAGGAGCTGGCATGA
- a CDS encoding AAA family ATPase, whose product MTSTVLRPHAEQDHADELAALAAADDRPRPPSWRLSPWAVVRYLLGGTLPDGTEITPKYVGQRRLIEVAVATLATDRALLLLGVPGTAKTWVSEHLAAAISGDSTLLVQGTAGTAEEAIRYGWNYARLIAEGPSEKALVESPVLRAMRDGRIARLEELTRIPADVQDSLITLLSEKTLPVPELNTEVQARPGFNLIATANNRDKGVNELSSALRRRFNTVVLPLPDTAEAEVEIVSRRVAQLGASLELPADVADLAEIRRVVTVFRELRAGRTEDGRTAVKSPSGTLSTAEAISVLTGGLALAAHFGDGVLRAHDVAAGILGAVVKDPVADRAIWVEYLETVVREREGWDDFYRAGQEIAG is encoded by the coding sequence ATGACTTCCACTGTGCTGCGGCCGCACGCCGAGCAGGACCACGCCGACGAGCTGGCGGCGCTGGCCGCGGCCGACGATCGGCCGCGCCCGCCATCGTGGCGCCTTTCGCCGTGGGCGGTGGTGCGGTACCTGCTCGGCGGCACGCTGCCGGACGGCACCGAGATCACCCCGAAGTACGTGGGGCAGCGGCGGCTGATCGAGGTCGCGGTGGCCACCCTGGCCACCGATCGCGCGCTGCTGCTGCTCGGCGTGCCAGGCACGGCCAAGACCTGGGTCTCCGAGCACCTGGCGGCGGCCATCAGCGGCGACTCCACGCTGCTGGTGCAGGGCACCGCGGGCACCGCCGAGGAGGCCATCCGCTACGGCTGGAACTACGCACGGCTGATCGCCGAGGGCCCGAGCGAGAAGGCGCTGGTGGAGAGCCCGGTGCTGCGTGCCATGCGCGACGGCCGCATCGCCCGGCTCGAGGAGCTGACCCGCATCCCGGCCGACGTGCAGGACTCGCTGATCACCCTGCTCTCGGAGAAAACGCTGCCGGTGCCGGAGCTGAACACCGAGGTGCAGGCGCGGCCGGGGTTCAACCTGATCGCCACCGCGAACAACCGCGACAAGGGCGTCAACGAACTGTCCAGCGCGCTGCGCCGCCGGTTCAACACCGTGGTGCTGCCCCTGCCGGACACCGCCGAGGCCGAGGTGGAGATCGTCAGCAGGCGCGTGGCGCAGCTGGGCGCGTCGCTGGAACTGCCCGCCGACGTCGCCGACCTGGCCGAGATCCGGCGCGTGGTCACGGTGTTCCGCGAGCTGCGTGCCGGGCGAACCGAGGACGGGCGCACCGCGGTGAAGTCGCCGTCGGGCACGTTGTCCACCGCCGAGGCGATCAGTGTGCTCACCGGTGGCCTGGCGCTGGCCGCGCACTTCGGCGACGGGGTGCTCCGCGCGCACGACGTGGCCGCCGGCATTCTCGGCGCGGTGGTCAAGGATCCGGTCGCCGATCGCGCGATCTGGGTGGAGTACCTGGAAACCGTGGTCCGCGAGCGCGAGGGCTGGGACGACTTCTACCGCGCCGGGCAGGAGATCGCCGGGTGA
- a CDS encoding DUF5682 family protein, with amino-acid sequence MSVHLLGIRHHGPGSARAVRTELAELAPDVVLIEGPPEADALVPLVRDLRPPVALLAYASDDVSRAAFWPFALFSPEWQALRYAVEHEVPVHFCDLPAAFQFSEPEGAGRAGRSADPLARLAAVAGYDDPERWWDDKIEHWRDGTSPFEVIAEAMTALREDEPGSDVHEQRREAYMRTVLRRTIKQGYERIAVICGAWHVPALASPLPPANRDQAVLKGLPKRKVSCTWVPWTHGRLAGASGYGAGVRSPGWYHHLFTTDENVTARWMTDAAGVLREQDLPVSTAHVIEAVRLADTLATLRDRSSAGLAEVSESIQAVLCDGDELRGKLVVEKLMVGERLGAVSEQVPQAPLAADLTATARRLRLKRDPVVRELDLDLRTDSGLGKSRLLHRLRILGIHWGVREVSAIRGKGTFRETWELAWEPSFEVDLIAASVYGTTIPVAATEVVRKVVAGRPPLPEITTAVEDCLLADLTDALPEVLAALDERAAADADVAHLMAALPALARVTRYGDVRGTDVGALRVVADRMLARVCAGLPPAAHGLDDDAAARLGELVDDVHEATTLLDDGAKERWIDALAGLIDAPGLPALLAGKLARILLDADRLDTTDVEVRLGRVLTAGIEPVKGAAYVEGFFAGGALLLVHDDRLLRVIDAWLAAIPGEQFTEVLPLLRRTFGAFAGPEKRAIGERAAGLASGRGLRKAVVAEELDEERAEAVLPVLATLLGVGR; translated from the coding sequence GTGAGCGTGCATCTGCTCGGCATCCGGCACCACGGCCCCGGTTCGGCCAGGGCCGTGCGCACCGAGCTGGCCGAGCTGGCGCCGGACGTGGTGCTGATCGAGGGCCCGCCGGAGGCCGACGCGCTGGTGCCGCTGGTCCGCGACCTGCGGCCGCCGGTGGCGCTGCTGGCCTACGCGAGCGACGACGTCTCGCGTGCGGCGTTCTGGCCGTTCGCCCTGTTCAGCCCGGAGTGGCAGGCGCTGCGGTACGCCGTCGAGCACGAGGTGCCGGTCCACTTCTGCGACCTGCCCGCCGCGTTCCAGTTCTCCGAGCCGGAGGGCGCCGGCCGAGCCGGTCGTTCGGCGGACCCGCTCGCTCGGCTGGCCGCCGTGGCCGGCTACGACGACCCGGAACGCTGGTGGGACGACAAGATCGAGCACTGGCGTGACGGCACTTCGCCGTTCGAGGTGATCGCCGAGGCGATGACGGCCCTGCGCGAAGACGAGCCCGGCTCCGATGTTCATGAGCAGCGGCGCGAGGCGTACATGCGCACGGTGCTGCGGCGCACGATCAAGCAGGGCTACGAGCGCATCGCGGTCATCTGCGGCGCCTGGCACGTGCCCGCGCTGGCGAGCCCGCTGCCGCCGGCGAACCGCGACCAGGCCGTGCTCAAGGGCCTGCCGAAGCGGAAGGTTTCGTGCACCTGGGTGCCGTGGACGCACGGGCGGCTGGCCGGGGCCAGCGGTTACGGCGCCGGCGTGCGCTCACCCGGCTGGTACCACCACCTGTTCACCACCGACGAGAACGTCACCGCCCGATGGATGACCGATGCCGCCGGCGTGCTGCGCGAGCAGGACCTGCCGGTGTCCACCGCGCACGTGATCGAGGCGGTCCGGCTCGCCGACACGCTGGCCACCCTGCGCGACCGGTCCTCGGCCGGGCTGGCCGAGGTGTCGGAGTCCATCCAGGCGGTGCTCTGCGACGGTGACGAACTGCGCGGGAAGCTCGTCGTCGAGAAGCTGATGGTGGGGGAGCGGCTCGGCGCGGTGTCCGAGCAGGTGCCCCAGGCGCCGCTGGCCGCGGACCTGACGGCCACCGCCCGGCGGCTGCGGCTGAAGCGGGATCCGGTGGTCCGCGAGCTGGACCTCGACCTGCGCACCGACTCCGGGCTGGGCAAGTCGCGACTGCTGCACCGGCTGCGCATCCTCGGCATCCACTGGGGCGTCAGGGAAGTCTCGGCGATCCGGGGCAAGGGCACCTTCCGCGAGACCTGGGAACTCGCCTGGGAGCCCTCGTTCGAGGTGGACCTGATCGCCGCCTCGGTCTACGGCACCACGATCCCGGTCGCGGCCACCGAGGTGGTCCGGAAGGTGGTGGCCGGGCGGCCGCCGCTGCCGGAGATCACCACCGCGGTGGAGGACTGCCTGCTCGCCGACCTCACCGACGCGCTGCCCGAGGTGCTGGCCGCGCTGGACGAGCGCGCCGCCGCGGACGCCGACGTGGCGCACCTGATGGCCGCGCTGCCCGCGCTGGCCAGGGTCACCCGGTACGGCGACGTCCGCGGCACCGACGTCGGTGCGCTGCGAGTGGTCGCCGATCGCATGCTGGCGCGGGTGTGCGCCGGCCTGCCGCCCGCCGCACACGGTCTCGACGACGACGCGGCCGCGCGCCTCGGCGAACTGGTCGACGACGTGCACGAGGCGACCACCCTGCTCGACGACGGCGCGAAGGAGCGCTGGATCGACGCGCTCGCCGGCCTGATCGACGCCCCGGGCCTGCCCGCGCTGCTCGCCGGGAAGCTGGCGCGCATCCTGCTCGACGCCGATCGCCTGGACACCACCGACGTGGAGGTCCGGCTCGGGCGCGTGCTCACCGCGGGCATCGAGCCGGTCAAGGGCGCGGCCTACGTGGAGGGCTTCTTCGCCGGCGGCGCCCTGCTGCTGGTGCATGACGACAGGCTGCTGCGGGTGATCGACGCCTGGCTCGCCGCCATTCCCGGCGAGCAGTTCACCGAGGTGCTTCCCTTGTTGCGCCGCACTTTCGGCGCGTTCGCCGGGCCGGAGAAGCGGGCCATCGGGGAACGCGCGGCCGGGCTGGCCTCCGGCCGCGGCCTGCGGAAGGCCGT